A window from Chitinophaga filiformis encodes these proteins:
- a CDS encoding glycerol-3-phosphate dehydrogenase/oxidase yields MNRLTFKQQLGNTATVVWDIIVIGGGATGLGIAMDAAQRGFRTLLLEQSDFAKGTSSRSTKLVHGGVRYLAQGDVGLVKEALYERGLLLANAPHLAHDQEFIIPYYKWWQGPFYGIGLKLYDLLSGRLSLGPSRVIGRQAVISALPAIRKDGLKGGIVYHDGQFDDSRLAVNIAQTATEKGAVLLNYFKVTSLRKDANGKINGVTAKDLEGGETYDLQAKTVINATGVFADEVLQMDKPGARPTIRPSQGVHLVLDASFLNSSSALMIPKTADGRVLFALPWHGKVLVGTTDTPLNDHSLEPQALETEINFILQTAGSYLQKAPTRADVLSVYAGLRPLAAPQKDTDSTKEISRSHKVITAASGLITITGGKWTTFRKMAEDTVDTAIATGGLAVVPCATQSLHIHGYTTAAAAPAPLDVYGSDAAEISALITANPDLGEQLHPRLPYIKAQVVWAVRQEMARTVDDVLSRRLRALLLDARAAVEMAPAVANILATELGKDKAWEDEQVKAFTAIAAHYLLH; encoded by the coding sequence ATGAACAGGTTAACCTTTAAACAACAGCTAGGCAATACGGCAACAGTCGTTTGGGATATAATTGTGATCGGTGGCGGCGCTACCGGATTGGGCATTGCTATGGATGCTGCCCAGCGGGGCTTCCGCACGCTCCTGCTGGAACAGTCGGATTTTGCCAAAGGCACTTCCAGCCGTAGTACCAAACTGGTACACGGTGGGGTACGTTACCTGGCCCAGGGAGATGTCGGACTGGTAAAAGAAGCCCTGTACGAAAGAGGATTACTGCTGGCCAATGCCCCGCATCTGGCACATGACCAGGAGTTTATCATACCCTATTATAAATGGTGGCAGGGCCCCTTCTATGGTATAGGGCTGAAACTGTACGACCTGCTGTCGGGAAGGCTCAGCCTGGGCCCATCCCGTGTTATCGGGCGGCAGGCCGTGATCAGCGCCTTGCCGGCTATACGAAAGGATGGCCTGAAAGGAGGCATTGTTTATCACGACGGGCAGTTTGACGATTCCCGCCTGGCGGTAAATATTGCCCAGACAGCGACTGAAAAGGGCGCGGTGCTGCTGAACTATTTCAAAGTGACCAGCCTCCGGAAAGATGCAAACGGAAAGATCAATGGCGTGACAGCAAAAGACCTGGAAGGAGGAGAAACATATGACCTGCAGGCCAAAACGGTGATCAACGCGACGGGCGTATTTGCCGACGAAGTGCTGCAGATGGATAAACCGGGCGCCAGGCCTACTATCCGTCCCAGTCAGGGAGTACACCTGGTACTGGACGCCAGCTTCCTGAACAGCAGCAGCGCCCTGATGATCCCGAAAACCGCTGACGGGCGTGTCTTGTTCGCCCTGCCCTGGCACGGAAAAGTGCTTGTGGGCACAACCGATACGCCACTTAACGACCATAGCCTGGAACCCCAGGCGCTTGAAACAGAGATCAATTTCATTCTGCAGACTGCCGGTAGCTACCTGCAAAAAGCACCTACCCGTGCGGATGTACTGAGCGTATATGCGGGCCTGCGACCCCTGGCCGCGCCGCAGAAAGATACCGATAGCACCAAGGAAATATCCCGTAGCCATAAGGTCATCACAGCCGCTTCGGGGCTTATTACCATCACTGGCGGTAAGTGGACCACCTTCCGTAAGATGGCAGAAGATACGGTGGATACGGCCATCGCTACAGGAGGATTGGCCGTTGTGCCCTGTGCTACACAAAGCCTGCATATCCATGGCTATACGACGGCTGCCGCCGCTCCCGCCCCGCTGGACGTATATGGCAGTGATGCTGCAGAGATCAGTGCCCTGATAACAGCCAATCCCGATCTGGGAGAACAGCTGCACCCACGGTTGCCGTATATTAAGGCGCAGGTGGTCTGGGCGGTACGCCAGGAAATGGCCCGCACGGTAGACGATGTCTTGTCGAGAAGACTACGCGCCCTTCTGCTCGATGCCAGGGCCGCTGTGGAAATGGCGCCTGCCGTTGCCAATATACTGGCAACGGAGCTGGGAAAAGACAAGGCCTGGGAAGATGAGCAGGTGAAAGCCTTTACCGCCATAGCAGCACATTATCTACTGCATTAA
- a CDS encoding DeoR/GlpR family DNA-binding transcription regulator — protein MSMINIAERHKYILDRLAEKGYVNVVDLCKELDVSGVTIRKDLKLLEDKSLLFRSHGGATVNNPYINDKPVNEKEKLRRDEKNNIAIAASAMIAPNDAIIISSGTTALALSRNIHPKGHLTVITPALNVAQELLRHPEIEVLQLGGIVRNSSSSVTGTYAERILADFSVSKLFLGLEGIDIEFGLTTTNLLEAQLNQRMVATAQKTIVLADSSKFGRRGFGKICDLEEVDEIITDSGVSAHIVKALEEMGINVTIV, from the coding sequence ATGTCAATGATCAATATTGCAGAAAGACACAAATACATTCTTGACCGTTTAGCTGAGAAAGGATATGTGAATGTAGTTGACCTCTGCAAAGAACTGGATGTTTCCGGTGTTACCATCCGTAAAGACCTCAAACTGCTTGAAGACAAATCTCTCTTATTCCGCTCTCACGGGGGCGCCACTGTCAATAATCCGTACATTAACGACAAACCCGTTAACGAGAAGGAGAAGCTGCGCCGGGATGAGAAGAATAATATTGCTATCGCAGCTTCTGCCATGATAGCCCCCAACGATGCCATTATAATTTCTTCCGGAACAACCGCGCTGGCCCTGTCCAGGAATATCCATCCGAAAGGGCACCTTACCGTGATCACCCCGGCCCTGAACGTAGCGCAGGAGCTGTTACGTCATCCGGAGATCGAGGTATTGCAATTAGGAGGCATTGTGCGCAACAGTTCATCCTCTGTAACAGGCACTTATGCCGAAAGGATCCTGGCCGATTTCTCCGTTTCCAAGTTATTTCTCGGACTAGAGGGTATTGATATCGAATTTGGCCTCACCACTACCAACCTCCTGGAAGCCCAGCTGAACCAGCGCATGGTGGCAACTGCCCAGAAAACCATTGTGCTGGCAGACTCCTCAAAATTTGGGCGTCGCGGTTTCGGAAAGATCTGTGACCTCGAAGAAGTGGATGAGATCATTACCGATAGCGGTGTTTCAGCACATATTGTCAAGGCACTGGAAGAAATGGGCATCAACGTTACGATCGTGTAG
- the gltB gene encoding glutamate synthase large subunit gives MQEVKQLQGLYHPDFEHDACGTGFTAHIKGRKSHQIIRDALTMLENMEHRGACGYEQNTGDGAGILIQLPHEFLYDECLKIGISLPEFGKYGVGMIFFPKEPRWREECREILNRAAEKLGLEILGYRKVPVRPDGIGEGALSVEPEIEQVFIACPYHITDNDTFERKLFVLRNYVSKTVRNTVPKEKALFYIPSLSTKTIVYKGQLTTYQVRHYYADLSDEKMVSAFALIHSRFATNTFPSWRLAHPYRYIAHNGEINTLKGNLNWLRAGEKDFVSKYFSQEEMDMILPLVEEGQSDSASLDNVVELLLLTGRSLPHVMMMLIPEAWDGNDDMDPVKKAFYEYHASLMEPWDGPACISFTDGKIIGGTLDRNGLRPARFVITKDDRVIMASEAGVLPIDPKNVKEKGRLQPGKMFIVDMEQGRIIGDEELKQNICSQQPYGEWLNKYKIRLEELSEPRVTFTHLEHDQIFKYQRAFGYSTEDLYTIIAPMALDGKEPVGSMGTDAPLAVLSDQPQHLTSYFKQLFAQVTNPPIDPIREKLVMSLATYVGNNGNLLDEDPLHCHGLALRHPILTNFELEKIRSIDTGLFQAKTLHTYFRADGKPGSLEKGLQRLCRYAVDAVEDGFEVIILSDRAIDSEHAAMPSLLAASAVHHHLIRKGYRGQVGLIVEAGDVWEVHHFACLLGFGVTAINPYLALSTIRDLKLNDKLETDLDVDKLKKNYIKAVCDGLLKVFSKMGISTLQSYQGAQIFEILGINRQVVDKYFTGAVSRIQGMGLDEIARETLAKHWMGYGRKETPVQRLTTGGIYQWKRKGEFHLFNPTTIHLLQYATRMGDYSVFKKYSKAVNDQSEKAATLRSLFSFKRTRPSVPLEEVESAESILKRFATGAMSFGSISHEAHSTLAIAMNRIGAKSNTGEGGEDEIRYQQLPNGDSMRSSIKQVASARFGVTSNYLTNADELQIKMAQGAKPGEGGQLPGHKVDDWIAKVRHSTPGVGLISPPPHHDIYSIEDLAQLIFDLKNANRAARISVKLVSKAGVGTIAAGVAKAKADVVLISGYDGGTGASPISSIKHAGLPWELGLAETHQTLVKNKLRSRVVVQTDGQLKTGRDIAIATLLGAEEWGVATAALVAEGCIMMRKCHLNTCPVGVATQDPELRKRFNGDAENVVNLFKFLVEEFREIMADLGFRKVTDMVGQVDSLQVRENVTHWKYKQLDLSPILYKEPAAEETGLFKQEEQDHGIGEVIDWQLLKSAQPALEKKSRVFHQYNIKNTDRAVGTILSNEISKRYGGTGLPEDTIHYKFVGSAGQSFGAFNTKGVTLELEGEANDYFGKGLSGAKLILYPSPEAGFKAEENIIAGNVALYGATSGEAYIRGKAGERFCVRNSGATIVAEGVGDHGCEYMTGGKAVILGETGRNFGAGMSGGIAYIYDVKGVFAGRCNKDMIDLDPLDQQDAAELQDLITKHHAYTNSTVAKFILKDWENQLRHFVKVFPKEYKAVLSASKTGAQQVEK, from the coding sequence ATGCAAGAAGTGAAGCAATTGCAAGGACTGTATCACCCGGATTTTGAGCATGATGCATGCGGAACAGGCTTTACAGCCCACATTAAGGGCCGTAAATCGCATCAGATCATCCGGGATGCGTTGACCATGTTGGAAAACATGGAACACCGCGGTGCATGTGGTTATGAGCAAAACACCGGTGATGGTGCTGGTATCCTGATCCAGCTGCCACACGAGTTCCTGTACGACGAATGCCTGAAGATAGGCATTAGCCTCCCTGAATTTGGAAAATACGGGGTAGGCATGATTTTCTTTCCGAAAGAGCCTCGCTGGCGCGAAGAGTGCCGCGAGATCCTGAACCGAGCGGCCGAGAAACTGGGATTGGAAATACTGGGTTACCGTAAGGTGCCGGTACGTCCCGATGGCATTGGTGAGGGCGCACTTTCTGTTGAACCGGAAATTGAACAGGTATTTATTGCCTGTCCTTATCATATTACGGACAATGACACTTTTGAGCGTAAACTCTTTGTGCTGCGTAACTACGTTTCTAAAACCGTTCGCAACACTGTTCCGAAAGAGAAAGCGCTTTTCTACATTCCGTCCCTTTCTACAAAGACTATTGTATATAAAGGTCAGTTAACAACTTACCAGGTACGTCACTATTATGCTGACCTCAGCGATGAGAAGATGGTATCTGCGTTTGCACTGATCCACTCCCGTTTCGCCACCAACACGTTCCCAAGCTGGCGCCTGGCTCACCCGTACCGCTATATTGCGCACAATGGTGAGATCAACACGCTGAAAGGGAACCTGAACTGGTTAAGGGCAGGAGAGAAGGACTTCGTTTCCAAATACTTCTCACAAGAGGAAATGGATATGATCCTCCCACTCGTGGAGGAAGGACAGTCTGACTCTGCCAGCCTCGACAACGTTGTGGAACTGCTCCTGCTCACCGGCCGTTCACTGCCGCATGTAATGATGATGCTCATCCCGGAAGCCTGGGATGGCAACGACGACATGGACCCGGTGAAGAAAGCCTTCTACGAATACCATGCTTCCCTCATGGAGCCATGGGATGGTCCGGCATGTATCTCCTTCACAGATGGTAAGATCATCGGTGGCACCCTGGACCGTAACGGTCTGCGTCCTGCCCGCTTCGTCATCACTAAAGATGACCGCGTGATCATGGCATCTGAAGCAGGTGTATTGCCAATAGATCCTAAAAATGTAAAAGAAAAAGGCCGCCTGCAGCCTGGTAAAATGTTCATCGTGGACATGGAACAGGGCCGTATCATCGGCGATGAGGAACTGAAACAGAATATCTGCTCTCAGCAACCTTACGGCGAGTGGCTGAATAAATATAAGATCCGCCTGGAAGAACTGTCTGAACCAAGGGTTACTTTCACCCACCTGGAACACGATCAGATCTTTAAATACCAGCGCGCCTTCGGTTATTCTACTGAAGATCTTTATACCATCATCGCGCCAATGGCCCTCGATGGTAAGGAACCGGTAGGCTCCATGGGTACAGATGCTCCGCTGGCCGTTCTGAGCGATCAGCCGCAGCACCTGACCAGCTACTTCAAACAGCTGTTCGCCCAGGTAACCAATCCGCCAATCGATCCGATCCGTGAGAAGCTGGTTATGTCACTGGCTACCTATGTGGGTAACAATGGCAACCTGCTGGACGAAGATCCGCTGCACTGTCATGGTCTGGCGCTCCGTCACCCGATCCTGACCAACTTCGAACTTGAAAAGATCCGTAGTATAGATACCGGCTTGTTCCAGGCTAAAACACTCCATACTTATTTCAGGGCCGACGGTAAACCCGGCTCCCTCGAAAAAGGCCTGCAGCGTTTGTGCCGTTACGCGGTAGACGCCGTGGAAGATGGTTTTGAAGTGATCATCCTGTCAGACAGGGCGATCGACTCTGAGCACGCCGCTATGCCTTCTCTGCTGGCTGCATCGGCTGTACACCACCACCTCATCCGCAAAGGATATCGTGGCCAGGTAGGTCTGATCGTAGAAGCAGGAGATGTATGGGAAGTACACCACTTTGCCTGTTTGCTGGGCTTTGGCGTAACCGCCATCAACCCATACCTGGCACTGAGCACCATCCGCGACCTGAAGCTGAACGACAAACTGGAGACAGACCTGGATGTGGATAAACTGAAAAAGAACTACATCAAGGCCGTTTGTGACGGTTTGCTGAAAGTATTCTCTAAAATGGGTATCTCCACCCTGCAATCATACCAGGGTGCACAGATATTTGAAATATTAGGTATTAACCGCCAGGTAGTAGACAAATATTTCACCGGCGCCGTTTCCCGTATACAGGGTATGGGCCTCGATGAAATTGCCCGCGAAACACTGGCTAAACACTGGATGGGTTACGGCCGTAAGGAAACACCTGTACAGCGTCTGACCACCGGCGGTATCTACCAGTGGAAGAGAAAAGGGGAGTTCCACCTCTTCAACCCGACCACGATCCACCTCTTACAATATGCTACCCGTATGGGCGACTACAGCGTATTTAAGAAGTACTCAAAAGCTGTGAACGACCAGAGTGAAAAAGCAGCGACCTTGCGCAGCCTCTTCTCGTTCAAACGTACCCGTCCTTCTGTTCCGCTGGAAGAAGTTGAATCTGCTGAAAGCATCCTGAAGCGTTTCGCTACCGGAGCAATGAGCTTTGGTTCCATCTCCCACGAAGCACACTCCACACTGGCTATTGCCATGAACCGTATTGGCGCCAAGAGCAATACCGGTGAGGGTGGTGAAGATGAAATACGTTATCAGCAGTTGCCAAATGGCGACAGCATGCGCTCCTCTATCAAACAGGTAGCAAGTGCACGTTTTGGTGTAACAAGTAATTATCTGACAAACGCGGACGAGCTCCAGATCAAGATGGCACAGGGTGCTAAACCTGGAGAAGGTGGCCAGTTACCTGGTCATAAAGTAGATGACTGGATCGCAAAGGTTCGTCACTCCACACCAGGTGTTGGTCTGATCTCTCCTCCTCCGCACCACGATATCTATTCCATCGAGGATCTTGCCCAGTTGATCTTTGACCTGAAAAATGCTAACCGTGCCGCACGTATCAGTGTAAAACTGGTATCCAAGGCTGGTGTTGGTACCATCGCTGCCGGTGTTGCCAAAGCAAAAGCGGATGTAGTACTGATCTCCGGTTACGACGGTGGTACCGGTGCTTCTCCGATCAGCTCTATCAAACATGCAGGTCTGCCATGGGAACTGGGTCTGGCCGAAACACACCAGACACTGGTAAAGAACAAACTGCGCAGCCGCGTAGTGGTACAGACCGATGGTCAGCTGAAAACAGGCCGTGACATTGCTATCGCTACCCTGCTGGGAGCAGAGGAATGGGGTGTGGCAACTGCTGCACTGGTAGCTGAAGGATGTATCATGATGCGTAAATGTCATCTGAATACCTGTCCTGTAGGTGTAGCCACCCAGGATCCGGAACTGCGTAAGCGCTTCAACGGTGATGCTGAAAATGTTGTGAACCTGTTCAAGTTCCTGGTAGAAGAATTCCGTGAGATCATGGCGGACCTTGGTTTCCGTAAGGTAACCGACATGGTGGGCCAGGTAGACAGCCTCCAGGTACGTGAAAACGTTACACACTGGAAATACAAGCAACTCGATCTCTCTCCGATATTATATAAAGAACCAGCTGCTGAAGAAACAGGGCTGTTCAAACAGGAAGAACAGGATCATGGTATTGGTGAAGTGATAGACTGGCAACTGCTGAAATCAGCACAGCCGGCGCTGGAGAAAAAATCCCGTGTATTCCACCAGTATAATATCAAAAACACCGACAGGGCCGTAGGTACCATCCTCAGTAACGAAATATCCAAACGTTATGGCGGAACAGGTCTTCCGGAAGATACGATCCACTACAAGTTTGTAGGTTCTGCCGGACAAAGCTTCGGTGCTTTCAACACGAAAGGTGTAACACTGGAACTGGAAGGAGAGGCAAATGACTACTTCGGTAAAGGTTTATCCGGTGCAAAACTGATCCTTTATCCATCTCCTGAAGCAGGTTTTAAAGCGGAAGAAAACATCATCGCAGGTAACGTAGCCCTCTACGGTGCTACATCCGGCGAGGCTTACATCCGCGGTAAAGCCGGTGAGCGTTTCTGTGTACGTAACTCCGGCGCTACCATCGTAGCTGAAGGCGTTGGCGATCACGGTTGTGAATATATGACGGGAGGTAAGGCAGTAATACTGGGAGAAACCGGCCGCAACTTCGGTGCAGGTATGAGTGGTGGTATTGCTTATATATATGATGTAAAAGGTGTTTTTGCAGGACGTTGCAACAAGGACATGATCGACCTGGATCCGCTGGACCAGCAGGATGCTGCCGAACTGCAGGACCTGATCACCAAGCATCATGCATATACGAACAGTACGGTGGCCAAGTTCATACTGAAAGACTGGGAAAACCAGCTGCGCCACTTCGTGAAAGTGTTCCCGAAAGAGTACAAAGCTGTACTGAGCGCAAGCAAAACGGGAGCACAGCAGGTAGAGAAGTAG